In Lolium rigidum isolate FL_2022 chromosome 3, APGP_CSIRO_Lrig_0.1, whole genome shotgun sequence, the genomic window TGACAGCACGGTGCTCGATGCTCCTGTATCTTCCATTTGTGAAGATCTGGCCTCACCAAAGCAAAACAACAACAAATAATTTATTTTTGATGCAATGTTAATTCTGCATTCTAGCATGGGCACTATAATATTTGCTCAGGATTGAGTTGACGATCAACTGTCCAGTCTTACCTCCAAGATATCTCCGACGTTTACGACAAAAGCGCCCTCGAGAGGCTTGACAGGAAACCAACTGCCATTCCTCTTAATCTGCAGGCCTTGAACATGATTTACTTGGAGGACGAGAGTAAGAAGATCAGAATCAGAGTGTGGAGAGAAGCCCACAACTTTGTTCGCCTGAGCACACGGGGGATAGTAGTTCATCCTGACTGACTGTATCCCACCGACACATGTGTCAGAAATCACTTTTGGTTCCAACCCCAAACTCTGCGCCATGGTAGCCAAAAGGGTATCTGCTATGTCCTTCACAGCGGCAGAATACTTATCCAGTGTTGATCTGAATGAAACTTAGTCAGAAACTTGGATGGGTAAGAACTCATTGTTCCATTTACAAGGGCAAGACATAAAACCGAAGATTTGCAGTTGATAATTAAGACTAGAAATTATGCCCTTTTTTATCGTTTTGTACCTAATTTGGCCCTCTTAATCCTAAGTAGGGGAAAGCAAAGGAGACACAAAAAAAAGTACTGGAAACACATTTCATAGTAATTAAGTTGAGCAATAAAGAGACAACTAACAGGCAATGAGGAGTTGCAATCATACTTGAAGTTAGCAGGTTGGTCAGGCCAGAACCTCAAGTTCCTGTCCTCAGGTGGCTGTGTGTACAGGTAAAGCATGTCAGCCCAATCAAGCTTCTGATCCTCCGAGACGACGAATAACTGGCCATAGCCTTCCAACTGCCCTCGTTCCTGGGTAAACTGTTTCTTAACCTCTGCAGGGAACTGAAAGAATTGCTGAATGTTGGCCTTCATCCCCTCAACCACATCGTCTGGAACACTGTGGTTAATTAGCTGCAAAGGACGAGTGGTCAACTTCTTATGATCGCAATTAGCAGGACAAGGAATCAGATTGACGACAAAGTGTTCGTGCAGTTATAAGTAGAAATTCAGCTGAAAGTATCTCCGATAGGATTGCATCTTAGTTGGTTGGATTGACAAAACATAGACATAGCAACAGAGGTACCAATGTATAGAAGGTAGCAGAGACAAGTATGAATGGTAAAACTTGGAGATGTATGGCAACAAACCTGGAAAAAGCCCCAGTCCTGGCAGACCCTGTGGAGGCGCGCAGACTCCTCGCCATGGTCCAGTAGCAGCCTCTGGTAATCAATGATAGGGATCTGATCCTCACCGGCGACGGCGACAGCATCCGCCGCTGCCTCTGGCCGGAGATACCTTGACGGCACGTCCGCTCCGCCGGTGGCCGCCACCATGGCCTGGACACTCGGGACTGGGAGAGATTCCATCTCTTGCCTGCCGCTCTTGAGATGCTACTAATTCCTCCGATAGTTCAGTCTTCTTCTGTAAGTATACCTCATGCCCATTGGCATATGTAGACGATGGTAACATGGCATCCACTAATTTAATACTCAGAAATCCAGTCCAGTAGCAGCCATAAAAAATACTGGCAACCtgcttgtttttcttttcttctgttctTTCTGAGAATCAACTTTCATTCCTCTATAAGAGAACATCACACCGGATAAAAAGAAATGTGGTACATCTAGCTCATGCCCTCATCACACACTATGCGGGAGAATCAAACACAAATAGGAATTCACAGTGGATAGGCTAGAAGCAATATACCAAATGTGATTAAGGCTTGCAAAATACATGGCCCGGAAAAAGTACAGAAACTGCAAGGGTACGTTTGACAAGTCCAGTTCCTGTGCTCTAACAAAGACGGCTAATTAGAAACTAATTCCAAAGCATGAGGAGTTAGGGCCTTAAGGGCATGGGTCGGATGGCCTCTGCAGGAGACGCGAATCTTTCAATCCCTCCACCGGTTACCGCAGGACAGGTTGCAGCAGACGAAGAACAGAGTCATCCCCTCCTCCCCTCTTGCCGTAGCCTGCACATTATAAAGACAACAAGAAGTTAAAGAATAATCATCAGCTATTGATTGGATTGTGCGGATGAAGGACGCCTGTAACTCAAAACATTCATGTTTCATGGCATGGGTGGACAATAAAAACAGGGATACGACAAACAGCCAACTTCGTTATGCAAGAAATATTAAGTCGCATTCATTCTAAAGAGTACAAAAGCTATGTTCCAAAGGTTAACAGGTTATCAATTGTGCACAAAAGGTATCCTTACTATTGCATAAACATATCATCTTAAGGCAGAAACCAAATTGATATACAGTTTGGACTGTGGAAAATGGGGGCAACACTAAGAATATAGAGTTACAACATACAGTCAAAACATGCAAAATTTTGTATGTAACCACAACATTAGCAAGGTTCGGGTTTCACAATGTGCACTGCCATGTCAGATATGTCAAGCCAAACAAGGAATAAATTGGCTGCATACAGATATAATACATATTATGGCACAAATCAGAGATATATACAGTTTGGAGTGCAGACAGGCAAAGCCTCCTTCAGCATAAGGCCAAGACTAGCAAATTTAGGTACACAGCAGCAACATTAACAGGGCCAGAAAATTTTACAATATGAACTGCCATGTCATTAACCATGATATCTCAAGCTGCATACACAAAAGATACGCTGCTGGCATGAACCATGATATCTCAAGCTGCATACAAAAAAGATAGGCTGCTGGCATGAACCTGGAAGAAAACAGCCTCGCCGTGACCGCAGGCAGCGCAGCGGACGTCCTTGTTCCGGGGCAGAGTGGGGTCAGCGGCAACATCCTGGAGAACCTGTGTACGCTCCGCGGCGGCGTGGTGCACCTCGTTTCGGTAGACGCAGTTGTTCTCTGTGACCTCCTGAACCAAGGAAACAAGCAAGACAGAGTTGTTGAGTTGTTTTTCCATTATTCCACACATTTCAGGCGGATCTTTTTAGAGCAGAAATAAAGGTTGTGGTTA contains:
- the LOC124694900 gene encoding 2-oxoglutarate-dependent dioxygenase 11-like — protein: MESLPVPSVQAMVAATGGADVPSRYLRPEAAADAVAVAGEDQIPIIDYQRLLLDHGEESARLHRVCQDWGFFQLINHSVPDDVVEGMKANIQQFFQFPAEVKKQFTQERGQLEGYGQLFVVSEDQKLDWADMLYLYTQPPEDRNLRFWPDQPANFKSTLDKYSAAVKDIADTLLATMAQSLGLEPKVISDTCVGGIQSVRMNYYPPCAQANKVVGFSPHSDSDLLTLVLQVNHVQGLQIKRNGSWFPVKPLEGAFVVNVGDILEIFTNGRYRSIEHRAVINPNEERLSVAAFHSPHIHAMIGPLKEIVVHEDEAYKRVDHEDFMKLFFSAKLEGKSFLDRMKLKSS
- the LOC124694901 gene encoding DNA-directed RNA polymerases II, IV and V subunit 9B-like, whose product is MSAMKFCRECNNILYPKEGKDRRVLLYACRNCEHQEVTENNCVYRNEVHHAAAERTQVLQDVAADPTLPRNKDVRCAACGHGEAVFFQATARGEEGMTLFFVCCNLSCGNRWRD